In Apus apus isolate bApuApu2 chromosome 27, bApuApu2.pri.cur, whole genome shotgun sequence, the following proteins share a genomic window:
- the LOC127394918 gene encoding feather beta keratin-like, producing the protein MSSYRQVCNFSSCSPCEVTCPQPYANAWNQPCVTSCGDSRAVVYPPPVAITFPGPILSTCPQESFVGTSAPLEIGSSSAYGSSVQSSFGSSSSLGGRFSYPCYSRRYTTYRGGSCGPC; encoded by the coding sequence ATGTCTTCCTACAGACAGGTCTGCaacttcagcagctgctcaccCTGCGAGGTGACCTGTCCCCAGCCCTACGCCAACGCCTGGAACCAGCCCTGTGTCACCTCCTGCGGGGACTCCCGTGCCGTGGTCTACCCACCCCCCGTGGCCATCACCTTCCCGGGTCCCATCCTCAGCACCTGCCCTCAGGAGAGCTTTGTGGGCACCTCAGCCCCCCTGGAGATCGGCAGCTCCTCTGCCTATGGGAGCTCTGTCCAGAGCTCCTttggctccagcagctccctgggtgGCAGGTTCTCCTACCCCTGCTATTCCCGCAGATACACCACGTACCGTGGTGGGAGCTGTGGGCCCTGCTAA
- the LOC127394895 gene encoding scale keratin-like: MSCYDLCPTTTSGIACPQPLANSCNEPCVRQCPDSTALIQPPPVVVTFPGPILSSFPQQAVVGSSGAPAFGGSLGLGGLYGAGSLYGAGNPYVAGSSLGYGAQFGYGGSVLPSLGSGPCGPFSSRRSSRLFRGSCGPC, from the coding sequence ATGTCTTGCTACGACCTGtgccccaccaccaccagcgGCATCGCCTGCCCCCAGCCTCTCGCCAACAGCTGCAACGAGCCCTGTGTGCGCCAGTGCCCCGACTCCACAGCCCTCATCCAGCCTCCTCCGGTCGTGGTCACCTTCCCcggccccatcctcagctccttcccccagcaagCCGTGGTGGGCTCCTCCGGAGCACCCGCCTTTGGGGGCTCCCTGGGCCTGGGGGGCCTCTACGGCGCTGGGAGCCTCTACGGCGCTGGGAACCCCTACGTTGCTGGGAGCTCCCTGGGCTATGGGGCCCAGTTTGGATACGGGGGCTCAGTCCTGCCCTCACTGGGCAGTGGCCCCTGCGGCCCCTTCTCCTCCCGCCGCTCCAGCCGACTCTTCCGTGGCAGCTGTGGGCCCTGCTAA
- the LOC127394865 gene encoding scale keratin-like translates to MSSYRQKISSLCFPPCEVTCPQPIASAWNQPCVTSCGDSRAVIYPPPVVMTFPGPILSSCPQESFVGSSAPSRSGSLFGSMSSQGGFFGSRSLYNYGRSYSSYGSLGYGFESCRPC, encoded by the coding sequence ATGTCCTCCTACAGGCAGAAGAtcagctccctctgcttcccCCCCTGTGAGGTGACCTGCCCACAGCCCATTGCAAGTGCCTGGAACCAGCCCTGTGTTACCTCCTGTGGAGACTCCAGAGCTGTGATTTACCCACCACCCGTGGTCATGACCTTCCCAGGACCCATTctcagctcctgccctcagGAGAGCTTCGTGGGCAGCTCAGCACCATCCAGAAGTGGGAGCTTATTTGGATCCATGAGCTCTCAGGGTGGCTTTTTTGGCTCTAGGAGCTTGTACAATTATGGGAGGTCATATTCTTCCTATGGATCCCTTGGTTATGGTTTTGAGAGCTGCAGACCATGTTAA